The DNA segment GGATCAGCAACCAGGGAGTCCTCCATCAGCATATCAGACTGCACACTCAGAGACGAGCCAACGCCAGAACCACCACTGGCAAAGGGAAAGTCAGACTCGACAAAGACAACATGACGCGAGATATATATTTTGCCAGAAGAGAGCTCGTAAGACAGATAAGCACTTTGAGTGTGCCGTCTGATGTGCCGATTAAATAAATAGGTAAATGAGTATGGGGATCTCATATATGGGGATGGAGGCGGATGTAGTAACATCCTACCCATACGCGACCCGATACcagattaaatttatatatatatatatatatattatgttttaatgactttaaaacatccaattattagtttatttaattcattgtcAACATGTccccaaaatttaattttcatttattaattaatgATCATTTCTCATGTCTGCCCCCTGccacaaatatttttatcatgtccGGAAAATGTTTGGCTGgctatttaattaatttgttgaaGATTCTCATGACGATGTATGAATGTGCTTATATATATTTGCTGATATCTGCATGCAAGATTTATCATACATACGATGAAAAAAATGGCTCAACTATAGAAGATAAAATTTCATTATCTGGTTAAACCATGCATGCAATTACTTACTAGCTACGAGGCACCAAAAATTAATGGCTCTTGGAAGTAATTGTTTCAATCAATAATTGGATAAGAGGCATCCATGGCTATCCCGCAAAGCCCTTTCTTAGCACGAACATCTCTCTCGAACTTCACATATCCCCCTTCGCCCCATTCTGCGCTCCAAGAGTTCTTCACAAGCCAATATTTTTTCACAGCAGTAACAGCTCCTTTTTTCCTCCAGTCGAGGCTAGCGGGAATTGAAGTCACATTTTCATGTCTAAAGTTGGTGGAAAATGTGTTGTGGGGAGATCTCTTGTATCCGCCACGAGAAGCACGAAACTCTTCGTTTGAGACATCTGCGAATTCGTTGACGGCAAGTTTGTAAGAGTTTGTTTGGTTAAGGTTAAAGGATTAGATGAACTTCACATTTTggttgaatattttgaatctCTTGGCCTTCTCGACTTGGTCGTTGTATACACGACCATATTGCTTCATCCAGTGCTCGTGTCTCTCCGCCATGTTTCCGCGGCCTGGAATGCTTCTAGATGTTGCCACTGCGAGAGACGAATACATCCCAAGAACATACACAAAtgcaagaaattaaaaatattttgctgAATTGGAAAGCCATGgagaataatattatatatatcaaatctTATAAATTGTAAGATGGAGATGAACAGGCAAGAATTGGGGTATTTATAGGTTGTGAATTCCAATTGTATGTATTCATGATTTTGATCATGATTTGTGGAACGAGTCTCCAGGGGCTAGATTTGAATGAAGAAGATCTCGCAAGTTTTGACTCTCATATTTACTCGActttcaattaaattaattgtgTCATTATTTATTCTCATTTGTGACTTTAATTCAATTTATGatatatttagttatttttttacattatgtaaaaaataaaatcgtTTTACAAACATTGACTATATTTTTTGAGTTTAGCCATGgccaaaaccgtggctaaattgatttacccacggttttagccacggtttttgaaaccgtggttaaatccaccgaccacggtttttaaaaacaccgtggctaaattagccacggaataaaaaaaaccgttgttaaattaCCACGATTTTAAAAAAACTGTGGCTGAATTAGCcacaattttttcaaaaaccgtggttaagttaaccacgatttttaaaaaaccgtggttaaaatagccaagatattttaaaaaaccgtgATTAACATAGCCACGATTTTTCAAAACACCGTGGctaaattaaccacggttttttataACCCTTGTAATTTTAACCAcagtttttttaaaaccgtggttaaaattACCACGGTTataaaaaaccgtggctaaattagcCACGGAATTGAAAAAAATCGTGGCTAATCTAAATTAGTCACGGAAGATCAAATGCataaaaaactaataaaaatgTTTATCAAAGATAAAAATATCTCCCAAAACatataaaatcaaacaaagaaaaaataaaactaatccCACAACAAACACTAAAACTAATCAAAATTATATAGtttaacatttaaaaatctAAATACATAGCTAAAACAACATGCCCATAACATTGGAATACCACTACCTCCCAGAAGGTTCATCCCACAAATAAAAGGAACACCGGAAATAACATAACTTAACCGATTTAATATGGTAagacaaaataatattaaaatgagCCAAAATGCTAAAAAAAATAGAGCTGGAATGATCTTAAATCAACTCTGCTATTCTGAAacaaaaaatatcaattaaacaaaaaaaaatgcaaaggTAAAACATATGAAAGTAAACTTGAATAAACTTTTTTGTAATGAGAAGACAAAATCTAAGAATCAAGAAAAGGTGACGGCATTCTTAAACCCTATTTTGCAATTTCCCCCATTATTTTCcagaaataaataaacatagcgataaaaacaaaatatgttTACTATAAACATAACTTACCAGCTTTTGTTGACGAGATTTTTCCAAATTACCTTCCTCAGGTTCTCTGTTGTGTGGGAAGCTGCCATTAAGAAAGAGTGATAGGAAACAGAGTTTACTGAACATGAAATTAACTTGGCAAGTGATAACTGTTCATATCACTCTTAGATTCATGATGAAGCCAATAATTACTTGCGTAACATAAGAGATAAACTAAACAATACCTTATGAAGAAAACACAAGCAACAAATTTTACtctaaaaagtaaaaaaacaaacgaaaaataatcaaacaccAACATTAATCAAACAACAGTGAAACTTCAAAAGTTATAACAACTAACCTTAACAATTGTGTCCCTCATGAAATCATACTCAAAATGCTTTAACTGAAGCTGCAGAATTGGAGGAAAATCAATGAACAACACCCTCTTCTTCGCATCCTAATgtccaaaaaaataaacaaaagttCATTAGATAAGTCAAAAGTCCCAAAGCCGCAAATTGCAGTTAATCATACTTTTGCAACAACCATCCATGATTCAGAGAAACCAGCAAAAATAAAACACCCAGTTACTACAAAACTACACCAACAATAAAAATCAGAAGTATGCGAGAGTGCAAAATCGAAAAACCAATGAATGTCAGAAGGCAATCAGGACACTACCGAACCAACCCGCTCAACCCGAACAAcccgattttattattttttagaaaaataattaaataaaaattcaaaacacaaaataataataataataataatatcatatttaatcatatgataacaaaatctaagcttatatataatttaaatttaaaagtttaattgtagaaaatttaaagtttatttactacaaaaaataaaaaaaattattttaaacaatcaaaattgtacaaaataaacattaaatcaagaaaatatattatatcaatataaaataaatatttttcaaataaacaacATATGAAATTGTAGCAAATAtttcttaattatatatatataaaataaataataaaattatttgggtcaAGTCGGGCTGACCCGAACCCAACCAGAACCCGAATAATTTTTTCGGGTTGGCTTTCGGGTCATCCCGAACCCAAAAAGCCCACAACCCGAACCTGATATTTTTCGGGTTGAATCGTGTGTGGTTGACAGTTTGGATTGGTTTTTGACACCCCTAGTGAATCttgcatatttatttatgagaaaTAGTAATGTTTGCtacaataagcattcttattacacctactgaagaaaaacaaaatgagatacagctgcgataagtaaagaagagacaagttgttcatcttttgaaccaactggctcctcctgacctatcgccttctcttcttcttctgtcggcttcttcctttcttctggattcttcttcacgtcttcttgcctctgctgctcttcgttgctcttcttccccctttttggaatcaccttggttgagtcgaaggatgatctcagtgagttgagtgccaaggcaggcttgcatagtatcaatttttgcatctagttgagcaattagagtagcttgcatagtgtccatccgatcattcaactgcctatgaaggcggttttcggatctgacaacttgttcggagacggtagagagcgttttgatttgagtgcgatgatgggcagtgatctctttggacagatgagcaaggtctctagacacggtctcaaaatgccgaatcatcgtcttgcgtgaattgtcaacccatgaggatgtgtttgtgatgtcttgtgaaaaggatcgaactgtttgcatgagctcatgaagcctatttatcaatgtgtgatccagagctgctgccatggcttcaatatatgagtcatcagtctgaagcatttgactctgtgtgtcattccttggtgaagccgggccagactcaagatgatgtggtgctggtgatctggctggtgagctagctgatgtaccttccaatagtggtacagttggagatgtaggggtctcgactgcagccaagatggttggtggagtagcaggatcagcactcggttcatccattaggagatcttccacaaacttttcagtagatggagacggttgaagtgctgggtcagcatcagtcactggctgttctggaggtgcaagtgatacaatagtgcttggtatctctgttgggggcactactgcttcactgctgcaaggagcctctgtcacagaggtgacaggaatttcttgttcaatcacttctaaaaaatcttgtagacgactgggagaggtgtgagcggtcgccgctggagatgagtgagcagtcacagctgcttccggttgaattactgctGGGACTAcggttgaggcggggtcgaccgatgaagatgctgccacaaTCGATCTTAGAGCGGATGActgaaacaggtcagcagtgatgagaccggtcagaatcccatctgaaagagtaatagcagagacgtcttcttcaccctgatcttgggtaagaaaagtcttcatcatcacctgtgcttccagtccataagcctgtatacaagctgctgaagctgtcgtctttacgttgttaagagcttggaagtgctgaagtagttgagtgatttgacgtagactattctgtagtccagtcaaaatcacaaagtcatcggtggcggtaggactcttggatttgaagttgTTGACACGCTCAGTAATCAACAGAGAtatcaggcttcctcgaagcttcaagtcgatgagctgtcttcttcccagagcctccatgatgtcttcagtgtcagcaaaaagaagcatcttctgcttaataacgttcagagctttccacttaggaaatatttgagcaagcgtcaggtgagtacgggaatgatgccatctgtcaaagcgctataggtgacgcttgacagtgcggagaacgtgagagatgatcaagttgagaTCTACAATAGCTGCTGGTTgccttaggtgagtagatcatcacacctttccctttgtccttgggatcagcgagagtgacctttggagttgatgaggcaccttccatgattatcacacccttggtaggacgtggaggagtagtagcagtagtggtagtagtctcaaccgttggcagaattggtgttggaacggtaggagcaagtccagaaagggactttaacctcttgtgctgcctcttcttctcgcctgaaggcgtggatggcacagctgctttggagaaagaagaagatgacttgctgaaggcttgaatcagtggaacgttctcacatgattcttcttcagagtcagactctatgataagttgacgcttggcagatttcttggtatgtgctggtttggccgctaccgggactgttgaaagcggttgagtgacagcaacaacacttgcggttgaaggcagagtgtcgaccgcaacctctttcttgttcagaaacttgaagattgtagacttgttgagccatttggtgggatgcagaggctcagtcttggagaagtctactccaaggacgctcaaggtgtggcaaatttgcagagcaaatccctcggattgcccttttcccctgatcatttcacataaagtagtgaacaatatgtctgaccagttgatgttgattttggaggcgatacaagccatgtattggaatttctccatcgtcaccttgtcgtacgatccagccttggcaagaagattcttggccacgatgttggtcaatagcctgaatggagctttaagagatgtcttctgagctggcagtttgatcggagcatcagtggttgagaattccttcaaccagtatgagcagttaccatcgggaagatccgcgcattttgtcaaacccctggagggcagatcaaatgtgctggcgaagaacttttgattgaaggagtaggactctgtccggatcaagcatttgacagtcccatgctcgatttgagcgctTGCAAAGAATTCCTTCAAgacaggcagatcgcagatggcgctgcttcccaaaaacttcttcagtccagaggcttcaagcatggtgaagacctcagtgattcctgcattgtttgcctcaataacggaatcaaagttgattgcaaggcaagtcttctggatcgacatgatagctgtagataagaactcgagcagagagtaagcaaaagcttgatagtaatacgatagaacttttaatgcaatatgaaagATTTAGCAACGatgaaaggttgatatacgagtgtaaagaagtatatataggaacctatgggccatatggtgatgtcatgaaaagtatttttgaaattcaaaaagttttgaagagtataatcaccgcgcccaatcaatggcatttggttcaaagcacaaagctgctagtacggagcctgtcagagactagctaaaggcggatgatatgccaacatttatggcaatgtaacagctaagctattaaaGTCATAatagcaatcattccccctaaaagcatgcatactaacttagatctactaagccaagaatatttcgaaaatatgaaaacttagcgtccggtaaaggcttggtgaatatgtctgctgcttgctgatcggtagagatgtattccagcctgatttccttctttaagacatgatctcggataaagtgatgcctgacatcaatgtgctttgtcctagaatgcatcactggattgtgagtgatggctatggcacttgtattgtcacagtagattggagcttcactcgaccggattccataatcattaagctgctgttgaatccagagtatttgagcacaacagctgccagcagcaaggtattctgcttcggcggtcgaggtagcaattgatgtctgcttcttacttgaccacgaaattagtctatctccaaggaattgacatgtgccacttgtacttttgcgatcaattctacaacctgtataatctgcatctgaatagccaataagattaagatttgaatctttgggataccaaagacccacattagtagttcctttaatatatttaattattcgtttggcggcaatgaaatgagattgcttaggtgctgcttgaaatctagcacataaacaaactgaatacatgatatccggtcgactggcagtcaaataaagcaatgagccaataaggcctcgatacattgttacctcgaccgggattcccccttcatctttatcaagcttgattgatgtactcatgggggtagatacagttgagcactgttccattccaaacttctttacc comes from the Henckelia pumila isolate YLH828 chromosome 1, ASM3356847v2, whole genome shotgun sequence genome and includes:
- the LOC140874354 gene encoding senescence-specific cysteine protease SAG12-like translates to MAERHEHWMKQYDVSNEEFRASRGGYKRSPHNTFSTNFRHENVTSIPASLDWRKKGAVTAVKKYWLVKNSWSAEWGEGGYVKFERDVRAKKGLCGIAMDASYPIID